A region of the Hylaeus volcanicus isolate JK05 chromosome 5, UHH_iyHylVolc1.0_haploid, whole genome shotgun sequence genome:
CCACGTGCTGTGCAAGCGAACGAAAACACCTAAAATGACGTACGCGGAGACAGCGGAAGCAGCGTTTCTTTGTGGACCGAAACCAGTCAGACCTTTTGCAAACGCCAGtcgaatatttgtaaaaattgcattGTGTTGCACGTACATAGgtggtgtgtgtgtgtacgtAGTCTTCGTAGCGACCTCGATTCAACAGGTAAGCTCCCCCTGCTTTACATTCTTGGTTTCTGACTGCGAACTTCTGCTTCGCGACACTAACAATTATAGCTTTTTcatggatttcttttttctactCACAACTTTGAGTCTTTCTAACtgaaacaatatatttcaatatctaaCAAAATGTTTCCGATAGCTATGAATCACGCACATCGCTTATACACAAGCGCAAGTCAATTATTTAATGCTTAAAGCTTTTGaagtgatttttaaatatttttaatcttaaattgtaattatctcAGGCCTGAACACGATCCAAACGTAAAACGTTGACGATAAACTGAGATGActcttattaattaattttattgtcgCAAGCCTTTGCTACGAAAGCCTGGTTTTTTCAGCAAATATTGCATGTCACGAGGATCACATAATATAATTCTTAGCTTATTGTTATCTTGCTTTTTCTATCGTGGCGCGAAGATTACAAAGTTCAGTTTATTCTTTGGAAGGCGAAGCAGCATTAAATGATTACGGAGCATgtattaaagtattaaaatcgTGTTAAAGCCACGAATTTAATCTGCAATGTCATATGTTTATGAACACGagtttaaattaaaggaaCTGCTTGGTACAATTGCATTCTCTTCCTATGAGAAATTTCAGCTTCTTGGAAGAAGtactgtttctttctttaaaaatgtattttatcaGTTCCATCTGAcaatattagaataatatcCACAATTTCGTAATATGACAACCTCACAATAATCattcaacattttaataaatataatatttatttgctctGGATTTCGTAAGataaattgtattagaattGTATGATTTTTGATACATACTGTCAACGAATGGAAATTTTGGCGACGAAAAGAGCGCTGATAACATTTGTTCGAATGTTAAGATGCCGATACTGGAAGTTTTAATACCACAGGACTACTGAtatattcagatttatttattacatatgattaaattaaattattgtcgTGGAGATTATAAAGAGATTTTACGattagaaattaaacattccCGTCacctttatttataaaatattgacgaTATTGTTTGGATTTGTATTAATCCTTAAAAATTCCTGATTATCACTTTTAATATGATATTTCGAGGTAGACGTTGATCTTATACTTTGGatatttcgaacattttcgtATGTAGATTTCGATTAATTCActcgcaatttattttatagtaaataaataaatttttgtcaaaTCAGGACACTACACTCTGACTCGAATgttgcattttaattaatttaattcgtatGGATTAATTCCGATATGCATTATCGGAATGCAGATAAGCTGCAAAACTAgtttaatttgcatttattgCGTTTCATTCGTTCTCGTGCATCGTTATACGTATGTAcatctttctccttttttctccGATCACAATGGAAAATCTGTGCCAACACGTAGCCTCGAGACTTGTTCCGACATGATTGACCTGTAGAATCCGGCCTGCCTGTTTCACGAATTAAGTACACTCCGTTCAATCTAGTTTCAAACGACTACATAGTTGAAAACACTAACTATACATTAACGAATACTAACATTAATCAAACCCtagagaaacaaatttttttgtataaaaacaaacgacAAAAGTTTACATCTATTTCGAAGAAGtggaatatttcttctttcatcctccatatatttataatatataaataattacgattcGATTGTACGTTctttaagatattttatttaatatgtagaTCACTCTTTAGTCATTGGTAAATATTACGATTGATTTGTCGCGATACTCTAAATGTTTCTGAAGTTGATCATATTTTACCACTTCGATTGAAATATCCATCGTTTCTTTTCAGATAGTCAACCATTACAGTGGTGCGGATATATCACTCCGTATGTACATACTCACGCTGATTCCACCGACATTATTGCTGGGACAGGTGCGAAACTTGAAATACATGGTGCCATTTTCCATGGTCGCCAATATCTGCATGATGGTCGGGATCGCGATAACCCTTTACTACGTCTTCAGCGGTGTTCAAATGTCGACAAATGTGAAGTTGTTCTCGTCGTTCGAACAGCTGCCCATGTTCTTCGCGACTGTGTTGTTTGCCATCGAGGGAATTGGCGTTGTAAGTGCTCCTTTACTCATATTTAACAATCACTACCAAATTACCATTTAGTATATAccatttagaaatttaaatacttacacttttcattctttcttcgTGAGAGTACTATCAACGCAACCTCAGttgaattataattgattaagtcacgtttcaaacatttttaaagattaaagATACTACGAATCGGGTCATGTTTGTGTTCATTCTTACGAAGGAACCTCGACAAACATTGGTAATAATCTCACGAACCTATACAAAGTAAAATCCACTAATAATAATGTCATGGACgtgtaaatcaattttcaatttgtatctTATATATACGTTACCTCAATAACGAGTAGGTAAACTCTGTAGAAACAatgtgaaacatttatatgaCGCCAACAAACTCTTCCTTCTTGACTTATAAACACTTACCCATCTAATACCTTGACGATTGTTTATAGAGTTCATATAAATACGATCTCTGTAtgatttttcctcttttcatATCGCACAATATCAAACTGACTTATCTCATTAGAACAAGGCTCATCACTTTATCATTaatacaaagaaattgataaaaatgattgcgTTTTTAACTGCGATAAgctcttttgaaaattcgtaATGTCATCCAAGCGCCCACACTTCTTTCTGGGACAcgttatacaattataaagtGATGAAATTCACGTATTGATtcattcaaatgaattttttaacagGTGATGCCCGTGGAGAATAGCATGCGGAATCCGACACATTTTCTCGGCTGTCCGAGCGTCCTTAACATAACTATGTCGATAGTGGTGGCTATGTATGCTGTATTGGGCATATTCGGTTACCTGACTTATGGAGAAAAGGTTCAAGCGACCATCACATTGAGTATACCAACTGATGAAATGTAAGTATTCagtttgtcaatttaaaaaataaacaaagggAAATTAAggatataaaatgtaaagcTTGCTTCCTATTCAGTCACCTTTTTATTggtttattcatatatatggttgttaacaataattaatagacGTTCCAAATTTTCCtccatataataataataataataataaaagatttctCGATATTGAGTAtacttcgaaataaattatacttcgttcaataaaaataaaaaaataaataaatcacataatacaaaataaataaaataaaatcctctTCTAAGGTGAACGTATTCATTTACAGACCGGGACAAGCagtaaaaattcttattgCCTTAGCCGTTTTGTTTACTTATGGTCTGCAGTTCTACGTGCCAATGGAAATTATGTGGAACGCCATAAAGGACAAATGTAGTCACAAGTTCCAAGGCCTGTGCGAAACACTTATGAGGATTGTCATGGTGATTTTCTCAAGTAAGTAATTTGTCGTCATTCGTAATTATTAGGTCCCTTAATCTCatccaataatttattaatgaatcgtaaaattatatttaattcattgcTATTccacaaatattaataagaaattaaggTACAATGCATTTACGTCTGCTGACGTGCACTTGAATGAAATAGAACTCTCGTATTCTAatcatattatttgttattatcttAATACGTTGCCCTTTGCGGCCTTTACcagatacaaatttctaatGCCAACTAAAACATAAACTACTGTTTCGATTACTGTCtctatttcctttttcctgTAACGTCAAAGATATCGCTACGGAAGGCATTTCTCAGCATGCGATAAATCATAGAcgatcgttgaaatttttcatcaaattttatgTTGTAATAAATTGCTGCTACTAGTGGAAACAGATAAACACGTCGTTTCAATATTACCGTGATAACGAGTCGCGATTACTCTTCTAGTTTATTGCTGGTTTACGCTATCGAGCATCAACCAGACGCGTGTGTTACTTTCctaagaaagaaagagagaagtaCGAGTTGTAATGGAAAGGTGGAGGCAGACTGGGCCAGGGAAATACCTGTTGGTTCTGTAACCGCATGACTCACTCGTCAGTCGTAAGCACCGTTCAATGACTCGTGCACGTTCAACTCATTCAGAAACCTATACGTTGATATTTAGGTACACAGCTCGTGTTTTGACTCCTCAATGCTGGACTTCCGATTTCCTTAGTCatagtagaaataaatttgcatacatatatgtttttttttttttaaatattttgttttcactttatattttaattaagtacCGTATCTATCATATTAtcaaaaactatttattatcATCTACTTTCAAtcgagtaattaatattcgaaggattaattttcaacaatttttgaagttcGATTTATGAAGTCCTGTATGATTACGCTTATACCTAACTGGAGACTGAAAAATTGACTCGAGAATAAGATGCTCTGTAATCACgcttaaaaaaacaatataacgTGTGCAATGACATGCTTTACAAGCAAGCAAAACAATCTTGACTACTCATTCTCAAGTACGAGCACGCTTGAGTACTTCTGGAGTCAATAGACCTTACTGTTGATAATCTGTGCTtatgtttgtaaacatttaaatgttatCACTACTTTGTATCTCCGCTGTTAGCTTCTATCAATATCCCCAATGTTTATCGTTGTATCagtatgtattaaataaatcggCGATAGTCCAAGCCAGCACAGGTAATCGAGATTTCAGATCGGGTGTTCtctatattttgaaatactataataaatgttaatattctCATATTTGCGTATTCTAGCGTACATATGTTTCACATTCagttgtattaaatatacatgtatataatatatgcatatatctaactaataaaagtaacgaaatgtatttaacaaataacgaACTGATCCACGAATCGAcaacatatttttaactttacatGCCGCGGTTATAAAGTACTGCTATTTCGTAGGGATCCATGGAACtgattaaatatacaatttaaatcaCGTTTAGAGAACTTGTTTCGGAAGGTTAAAGTCGCTCAGTCGTGCGATGAATGGCATAGTGATTCCGCGCACCTACATGTCGTGCAGCCATCGAAAACCTTGGCTTCGGAGACCCAATGCTTATTTAAAACGAGTAGGGATAGCATGAACTTGACCATTTGTCCTTTAGCCGACGAAAACCTGTGCACATCATTCTGCATAACAATTAGAGATGGGTAAAACCTTatctcgataaaaaatttactcTTCGCCTTTTCATTACCAGTTATCGCACTTACGTTATTAAATCTCCTTTATCCTAAAATGACGTTTACATCCTGCGAAATTCAACGATTTTCTTtaacgaatgttttttttcagTCATCGTAGGGTTGCTAGTGCCCAACCTGGAACCGTTCATTTCTTTGGTGGGCGCTGTGTTCTTCTCCGTCCTGGGCATCAGCATACCAGCGATAGTGGAAACAATTTCATGCTGGGAGGGCCACCTGGGCAAATTCAACTGGAGGCTCTGGAAGAACGGTGTGCTTCTGGTGTTCTCGCTGTTCGCATTGGTATCCGGCTCGTGGGTCTCCATAAGGGACATAATCAAAGAATATACAGAATCAAATTAGTGGTTTCCTTCGAGGAAGAAGAAATCACCGAAACCAGTATACGCCAGAACATCTTCTTGACGTTCGTTCAAGAAGAGCGACACTGTTACGATTACCGCAACCTACGTTGCGTTGGAGCATTTATTCTTAAGACCTTTCATGTacattctgtatttattttgacaTTCTATTTAAGCATCTTTTTGTAACACGAATAACGTAATGGTTAGTTtgattattatgaaattagtTGTAAAGTATCGTCGCGTATCGTTTCGCCCAggatttgtttctttatttgtaacgaatttaaattagagAGAATTAGACGGAagtaacgataaaaaaaagagcatCGATAGGAggtaaagttttatttattgtaaatatacgCAATAggaaaacgaattttaaagggagaagtgaaattttcgtacATATAAGAGTTTACTGATAGGGTGAATCTTGTTTAATAGTGTACATACATTTATGTAACGTAGCTGTAAGTGCACTTGAAAATATCGAGTTAACGATCTAACTATtagaagtaattattttttatacgaagaaaacaagtgtacttgattgtacgtaaaatttatattaaactatttataGAATTCTAACACAACGCTCCCAATTGTATTTAATGAATCTGAATCCCAAAACATGGCGGTTGTGAAGCGTGGTTTTTTCATCAGCAAACGTGATGCAAACGCAGTATACAACAGATATCGATTGCCTGctataaattgttaaattattatagaagccctaatagaattttaatacgGAAATTACGAGAAACTTTCAACGCATTAATTTGTGTATAATTGTTTCTACATTGCACTCGCGAAATCTGTTGATTTCTACTATTACGTAACTATTAAATAGACttttataatgttaaaaatatttttccattcgtgTCTTTCGCTCTAAAAAGCAGGATACACGCGTTGAAGTCCGTCAAACGATTCAGTGGGTCGTCGCGGTGGCCTGCGTACGACACTATTCGTTTGCAAATTCGACGATACGAAAATCTCCTCTACCGTTAAATTTGATGTTTGCAATTTACGCTGAGCACAACCCCATAAAACTCCAGTAAGGAGGAGAATGTAGATACCGATGGTCAATGGAAGATATTGCAGATACCGAGTTAATTGTAAAAGCCGAAGTACTTGATACGTGTCCGGCATACGAACCAACTCCAGCGTCTCTCCCTGTAAAATATAACTTTGTTATTAGTTTAATCACCTTATTCGTTGTTTTAAGAAGATTGTAATCGtatcattaaccctttgcacttcgaattatatttcaattttgtttttatctataatttgatgaaatgaaactttttagGTGACTGAGTTTCAAACAGGATCGTTGACACAAATGCTGCATCCTTTCTACCGTTAAATAGCCATCGAGAATCTTTACGGTATCTTTATTGGTTATCGAGGCATTGACTCGTAACTGGTCACGCGACTCACATTGAATTTATGTAAGCACTTTCATATTTGCTCAATTTACGTAACGCGTGGGTCTGTGCGAAAGAAATCAGGCCGAAATATCGATCAGTTTTCATCTCGAAAgcaaaacattaaaatgcgttacataatatatttaaacttcCATGGTCAATGTATTAATAGAGAAAGGTGTTaggtatttgtatttttttcagattaaatgttttcttttggGAGAAATGctattaatgtatattattaataatttcgcaaAGGTAACAGTGCAAGACGTAACGTTTTAACttgt
Encoded here:
- the LOC128876470 gene encoding proton-coupled amino acid transporter-like protein pathetic, yielding MGKDTKDTSASDNPMQEFNSSTKIATINISNYNEKDELYDPFEHRDKKNTNSDLGALAHILKCSLGTGILAMPNAIKNGGLLFGGIGTVIIGIICAHCVHILVRSSHVLCKRTKTPKMTYAETAEAAFLCGPKPVRPFANASRIFVKIALCCTYIGGVCVYVVFVATSIQQIVNHYSGADISLRMYILTLIPPTLLLGQVRNLKYMVPFSMVANICMMVGIAITLYYVFSGVQMSTNVKLFSSFEQLPMFFATVLFAIEGIGVVMPVENSMRNPTHFLGCPSVLNITMSIVVAMYAVLGIFGYLTYGEKVQATITLSIPTDEIPGQAVKILIALAVLFTYGLQFYVPMEIMWNAIKDKCSHKFQGLCETLMRIVMVIFSIIVGLLVPNLEPFISLVGAVFFSVLGISIPAIVETISCWEGHLGKFNWRLWKNGVLLVFSLFALVSGSWVSIRDIIKEYTESN